A single genomic interval of Nostoc commune NIES-4072 harbors:
- a CDS encoding carbohydrate kinase family protein, which translates to MSNPRVLCLGEVLFDCLADQLGLKLEEVKSWTPYPGGAPANVACALVKLGTPAGFIGAVGEDEPGNALVKLLQDIGVETTGVQRHPTAPTRQVYVTRDLAGDRTFAGFGQYDTAEFADTRLQAKQLPSSLFEDADFLVLGTLELAYPESEVAIHRALELAEHYDLKIVLDVNWRPVFWDEPNIAHQKIPELFKRVDFLKLSKEEAEWLFETADPGAITYRLASIEGVLVTDGENGCAYCLGENEGKLPSFSIPVVDTTGAGDSFLAGFIHQLSQHGIHSLRDAETAKRIVTYASAVGALTTIKPGAIASQPTDAEVQAFLASHQL; encoded by the coding sequence ATGAGCAATCCCCGTGTTTTGTGTCTCGGTGAAGTTTTGTTTGATTGTTTAGCCGATCAATTAGGGCTAAAGCTGGAAGAAGTAAAATCCTGGACTCCGTATCCCGGAGGAGCACCAGCTAACGTAGCCTGTGCTTTAGTCAAGTTAGGGACGCCAGCAGGATTTATCGGAGCCGTTGGTGAAGATGAACCAGGGAATGCACTGGTCAAGCTATTACAAGATATAGGTGTAGAGACGACGGGGGTACAACGCCATCCTACAGCACCAACGCGGCAAGTTTATGTTACACGGGATCTCGCAGGCGATCGCACCTTCGCCGGATTTGGTCAGTATGACACCGCAGAGTTTGCCGATACTCGCCTGCAAGCTAAACAATTGCCAAGTTCGCTGTTTGAAGACGCAGATTTTCTGGTTTTGGGTACTTTGGAATTAGCCTATCCTGAAAGTGAGGTGGCAATTCACCGCGCCCTAGAGTTAGCAGAACATTACGACCTGAAGATTGTGCTGGATGTGAACTGGCGTCCTGTATTTTGGGACGAGCCAAACATCGCTCATCAAAAAATTCCAGAATTATTTAAGCGAGTCGATTTCCTAAAACTCTCTAAAGAAGAAGCTGAATGGTTATTTGAAACCGCAGATCCCGGAGCTATCACTTACCGTCTAGCTTCAATTGAAGGGGTACTAGTAACAGATGGCGAAAACGGTTGCGCCTACTGTCTGGGTGAGAACGAAGGCAAATTACCCTCGTTTTCCATCCCTGTAGTTGATACAACTGGCGCAGGCGATAGCTTTTTAGCAGGATTCATCCACCAGTTGAGTCAGCATGGCATCCACAGCTTAAGGGATGCAGAAACCGCAAAACGTATCGTTACTTATGCCAGTGCTGTTGGGGCGCTAACTACTATTAAACCAGGTGCGATCGCTTCTCAACCAACAGATGCTGAAGTTCAAGCTTTTCTAGCCTCTCATCAACTTTAA
- a CDS encoding polysaccharide deacetylase family protein produces the protein MQLAPLFPIFYRILQPSFPNCLWAGNPNTKAIALTFDDGPHPQYTPEVLAVLDRYKITASFFWLGVCVNRSPAIAKAVSDRGHWIGLHGYDHRSFAMLSPNDLKDSLEKTQVAIYNACNLQPQQVRDVRPPNGLFTPATLKLFSQCNYRPVMWSVVPEDWVRPGVTTVVERIMQQVKNGSLIVLHDGACGGQDVAATIQILIPQLLQQGYEFVTVNTLWQQAKTNH, from the coding sequence ATGCAACTAGCTCCCCTGTTCCCAATTTTCTACCGCATTCTCCAGCCGAGTTTTCCCAACTGCCTTTGGGCCGGAAATCCCAATACAAAAGCGATCGCCCTCACATTCGATGATGGGCCGCATCCTCAATACACACCGGAAGTATTGGCAGTGTTAGATCGTTACAAGATTACAGCAAGTTTTTTTTGGTTGGGTGTTTGTGTCAACCGTTCACCAGCCATTGCCAAAGCCGTTAGCGATCGCGGACACTGGATCGGATTGCATGGCTACGATCATCGCTCTTTTGCCATGCTTTCCCCAAATGATCTGAAGGACAGTTTAGAAAAAACCCAAGTTGCCATCTACAATGCCTGCAACCTGCAACCTCAACAAGTGCGAGATGTCCGCCCCCCCAATGGTTTATTTACGCCTGCTACTTTAAAACTATTCTCTCAGTGTAATTACCGTCCGGTTATGTGGAGTGTTGTACCAGAAGATTGGGTGCGACCAGGTGTAACCACTGTAGTAGAGCGAATTATGCAGCAGGTTAAAAATGGTTCGCTGATTGTTTTACATGATGGTGCTTGCGGTGGACAAGATGTTGCTGCCACAATTCAAATTCTCATTCCGCAACTACTACAACAAGGCTATGAGTTTGTGACTGTTAATACTCTATGGCAGCAAGCTAAAACTAACCATTGA